In Listeria cossartiae subsp. cossartiae, the DNA window TCCAGACTGGACAACCGAAGAAATGACGATTGTTGTACAATTTTTAGAAGCTATCGAACGAGCATATGAAAAAGGCATTGATACGCAAGAACTCAAAGAAAAATACCGGGCATTTAAACAAGTAGTACCTGCCAAAGGGGAAGAAAAACGTATCGGAATGGACTTTGAGAATGTGAGCGGCTATTCGGCCTACAGAGTCATGCAACTCGTGAAAAACGCAACTACAAGCAAAATAAAAATGCAGCCATAATTTAAGAGGAGGAATTTTTTTCATGGATATTAGTCAAATTAAAGCAGAAGTAGTAAAACCAGAAGTAGGAATACACGTAGGGGAAGCGTCCGCACCAGTTAAAGTGATGTCATTCGTTAACTTACGCTGTCCATTCTGTAGAGAGTGGAACGAAAAATCCCAAGATGTGCTAACAGAATACATTCAAGCGGGAAAAATCGAATTAATCATTAAACCATTTGATAAAGAAAAAGAATCATTACAACGCGGCAACGTGACGCACCGTTACTTAGATTATTCAAAACCTGTAGAAACGCGCGAAACAATTAATAAAATCTATAGCACGCAAGATGAATGGGGTAGCCTGTCGCTTCCAGAAGTTGCTACGTATATGGAAACAAAGTTAGGATTAACCGAACAAGACAATAAAGCAGCATCGGAAAAAATTGTTGCTGAAGCAAACGCGGCAAATGTAGTATTTGTACCCACTGTTATTGTGGGTGAACATATTTTTGATGAGCATATTAGCCCAGAAGAATTACGTGCCTTACTAGACGGTGAATTAGCAAAATAAAAAAAGCGAATGTATTATCCTAAAAATCTTAGGTAATACATTCGCTTTTTGCATGTTTTAAAAGAATTTCCTACGCCAGAAGACAATCGCAAGTGCTCCGGCAATTCCGAAAGCAAAACCAAGCGTAAGCATCCAAGCCATTGGTGTGTCCATAAACGGTAATTTTACGTTCATCCCGTAAAAACTAAAGACCATCGTCGGAATCGTCAAGATAATGGTAAAAGAAGTAAGGAATTTCATCACGATATTCATATTGTTGGAGATAATCGAAGCATACGCATCCATCATTCCACTTAAAATATTCGAATGAACTTCCGCCATTTCGATACCTTGACGATTTTCAATAATAACATCTTCTAGTAAATCTTGATCTTCCTCGTACATTTTAACGATATTTTGACGCATCATTTTATCTAGTACGACTTTATTTGATTTAAGGGCAGTAACAAAGTAAACCAAACTTTTTTCAATCCCCATCAAATCATATAATTGCTTATTTTTCATAGATTCATGTAGTTCTTTTTCGATTTCATCGGTTTGGCGATTCAAGCGTTTTAAGTGACGCAAGAACGTAGTCGAAATCATATACAAAATTTGCAAAGCGAACCGCGTTTTCATATGCGTATAAAAGCCTTTAATACGGTTCCGAATAAATGACTGTACAATAGAAGAATCAATCGTACAAATCGTAATAAAATAGTCTTTTGTAATAATTATCCCCATCGGAATGGTTTCAAATGAAGCGTAATGAATATCGTCTTCATCCACTACCGGAAAGTCACAGACAATTAAAACGGAATCAGAGTCGTCATCGCGTTCAATCCGGGCACTTTCATCTTTATCGAGTGGATCTTCTAAGAACTCCAAAGGGATTTCGTAGTTATCGGCAATTTTGTTAATTTCTTCGGAAGTTGGCGCAACAATATTAATCCAACAATTGCGTGTCACTTCTTCTAATTCAATTAGTTTGCCGTTTTCATCTGATTTGAAAATTTGATGCATGCTTTTTACCTCCTTTTTTAACAGGTAAATTTCACGCGGTTAGAGTTTCGTTCCCGTGAAAAATCACCTGTATGAATACTTCGATGTGGACCAGGGTCACTTGCTGTTTGCTGCTCCTTTTTCACGTTCCTCAACTCCTTCAAACCATAGTAATTCACAACTCTACCATTATACCTAGATTATAGTCATTTGTACATCTTTTATTGAAGGGCAGCCTTATAGAGCGGAATTAGCTCATCTAGCACCATTTCTGCCTCATTAATAAAGTCTTTACCCGGGGATAAATGATTATCATCCGGTAGATAAATTTTCCCAACTAAAAATTCGCCTTTTTTGACATCACGGAACCGTTTTAGCGTTGCCTCTAGTTGTCCGTCGTGCACAGGGTACGTTTTTTCTTCTGTGTGGTCTGGTGAAATAGCAAAGTTATCCGGTAAATCAGCCAGTAATTTCTTTTCTTTCAAAAAGCGATTGGCGATTTTGGCACTTTCTTCATTTTCATAAATAAAAGCAAGCCAGATAAATAAATAATTACCAAATAACCCAACTTGAAAATGAGGGTGCTTTTTATAACCACGTTTATCATGGCAAATCGCCAGCCACGTGCTTTCTGGCGGATTAACCGAACGTCTTTGGTGACGAGCAATATGTAAAAACATTTCATCGCCAAGTTTGGCACTTAGATAAGTAGTTAATTCTTCCCCAACAGCTTTAAATTTCGGTTGGATATCACTTTGAATTCCGGCCATACGCGCATCAAGCCCAGGAATTTGCATCGTTTTAAAATCTTTCTTACTAAACCCTTTAAAAGTCATCTGTTTTCCTCCTAATTTTGCATATAGTTTCATTATACGGAAGTTAAGTTCTAAGTGAAAGAATCTTGTTCTATTCAGATAATTCATTTTTGTGATAAAATAAACAAAAAGAGTGCGAAGAGGTGTGTATGCATGGACAGCGAAAAAATAGATTATTTGGCAAGGTTATGGATTATGGAAGCCGCAGCAAAAATCAAACAATCTTTTAAAGAAACATTAGATATTGATGTAAAATCCGGCCGAAATGATTTAGTAACTAATATGGATAAAGAAACAGAAGCTTTTTTTGTTAAGCAAATTAAAGAACATTTTCCAAATCATCGTTTATTTGGTGAAGAAGGAATGGCCGTCGATGTAACGGATTTAAATGGCGTTGTTTGGATTCTAGACCCGATTGACGGAACGCTTAATTTTGTCGAACAGCAGCGCGATTTTGCGATTTCCCTTGCCGTTTACGAAGACGGGGTAGGACAGCTTGCTTATAT includes these proteins:
- a CDS encoding UPF0223 family protein, with product MEYSYPLNPDWTTEEMTIVVQFLEAIERAYEKGIDTQELKEKYRAFKQVVPAKGEEKRIGMDFENVSGYSAYRVMQLVKNATTSKIKMQP
- a CDS encoding DsbA family protein, which gives rise to MDISQIKAEVVKPEVGIHVGEASAPVKVMSFVNLRCPFCREWNEKSQDVLTEYIQAGKIELIIKPFDKEKESLQRGNVTHRYLDYSKPVETRETINKIYSTQDEWGSLSLPEVATYMETKLGLTEQDNKAASEKIVAEANAANVVFVPTVIVGEHIFDEHISPEELRALLDGELAK
- a CDS encoding magnesium transporter CorA family protein; protein product: MHQIFKSDENGKLIELEEVTRNCWINIVAPTSEEINKIADNYEIPLEFLEDPLDKDESARIERDDDSDSVLIVCDFPVVDEDDIHYASFETIPMGIIITKDYFITICTIDSSIVQSFIRNRIKGFYTHMKTRFALQILYMISTTFLRHLKRLNRQTDEIEKELHESMKNKQLYDLMGIEKSLVYFVTALKSNKVVLDKMMRQNIVKMYEEDQDLLEDVIIENRQGIEMAEVHSNILSGMMDAYASIISNNMNIVMKFLTSFTIILTIPTMVFSFYGMNVKLPFMDTPMAWMLTLGFAFGIAGALAIVFWRRKFF
- a CDS encoding YktB family protein, whose translation is MTFKGFSKKDFKTMQIPGLDARMAGIQSDIQPKFKAVGEELTTYLSAKLGDEMFLHIARHQRRSVNPPESTWLAICHDKRGYKKHPHFQVGLFGNYLFIWLAFIYENEESAKIANRFLKEKKLLADLPDNFAISPDHTEEKTYPVHDGQLEATLKRFRDVKKGEFLVGKIYLPDDNHLSPGKDFINEAEMVLDELIPLYKAALQ